In Harpia harpyja isolate bHarHar1 chromosome Z, bHarHar1 primary haplotype, whole genome shotgun sequence, a single window of DNA contains:
- the DCTN3 gene encoding dynactin subunit 3 has product MAERAVELKRLQWRLEELERRVVGGDRACGLRKVADELVKVQVTLSNIAGKRERIKILFKKIEDVIKYLDPQYIDRMAVPDAMKLQFILAEEQVIPSRAALLEQVKNLQPILDGASIQAVPDHAAKLQRLSQIHIQQQEQRHDLTNAVKALLEDYNKTALLLSKQFVQWNEILKQLEMAKEVKPVAD; this is encoded by the exons ATGGCGGAGAGGGCGGTGGAGCTGAAGCGGCTGCAGTGGCGGTTGGAGGAGCTGGAGCGGCGCGTCGTCGGCGGTGACAGGGCCTGCGGGCTGCGCAAG GTGGCGGACGAGCTGGTGAAGGTGCAGGTGACGCTGAGCAATATCGCCGGCAAGAGGGAGAGGATCAAAATCCTGTTTAAGAAAA TTGAAGATGTAATAAAATACCTTGACCCTCAGTACATTGACAGAATGGCTGTTCCAGATGCCATGAAGCTGCAGTTCATCTTGGCAG AGGAGCAGGTTATTCCTTCCCGAGCAGCCCTTCTGGAGCAGGTGAAGAACCTCCAGCCCATCTTGGACGGTGCCAGTATCCAAG CCGTTCCTGACCACGCAGCCAAACTACAGCGACTCTCTCAAATCCACATACAGCAACAG GAACAGCGTCATGATCTCACCAACGCTGTCAAGGCACTCCTCGAAGACTACAACAAAACG GCCCTGCTTCTCTCCAAGCAGTTTGTCCAGTGGAATGAAATACTGAAACAGCTGGAAATGGCCAAGGAAGTGAAGCCTGTGGCAGACTGA